From the genome of Lutzomyia longipalpis isolate SR_M1_2022 chromosome 2, ASM2433408v1, one region includes:
- the LOC129790476 gene encoding uncharacterized protein LOC129790476 isoform X2 — MENAEEEMSVKYTFIEDSANVIEIGDEDAAGGEEMPQMLDFNESAISKLLDAVEKLNRILETQRRVAEELNLTQEEENENVLEGTVTFPLKSLKEFQSLERMSTNESYRKNLTKSLRLLLIKGAIQDPIKNLLDDSIVMHFSWDEPNKPCIISLRHTICFGHVIYNALGMGFTDYANFVHTCLTLAQARSQNSDVCTLNTIRAESQFQHFAYVVSDISQRISDIEIFQKKIEAYTCLRKHEVDPKIYFPIASIDSLTKLEEILQYRIVQEVVISYCKDLYKKDKSLKSIVLDDFLANYSLNGECKKSDLFRFTFFNHTLCAALEMRRVDYEVEVAHQIDCAAERTFGKGSSTASHEASDEAAERVNKILTHRKVVMIRKEDLAEQGIPRKLREILWNGQAEGKAKATFFTDAGNFVSLTKVAADAERGASSDEDLEEKVAKYFPLRSLKDLRSINIKLQDDHFRFSLQQILDEFYHNRKFSIKDILTEDFLVNVDERDLFSGCLMKDFLPVILSLPPRSFIRMVKMEFRALKSALELRRANYSELLQLRIEMGRTVELPKSPNGSFRAFFPLTTIQAFDELERSLEYEDFFRQISNACRIVLMREKKFKLTHFIGDEILGKFSARGSPTTLSLMDTRLFGEILREFSKLEEPEFAAILHKHHNNAVAKRKGAQMHLPEGDSHPDGKKRRRQFVEVVFPLANKTQLLLVDENLKDEGFRNEIERILGDLLHRQGEVVQEIPLENILEVDLIGISSWDDNEETSLKVYCLFRDVIFKLTSVAWPSYDEMMRKAFKRLSKAQKSPAQENSRSYKSLNDFVIIPPPKKMVKSDNTVKSLPEEAPGVHPRNSQTTQAPQETQNAQNSSEMVKRAKDNNDGTAVVCESEDDAANRNGFDQILPIKSKEEFLLMESMLTDNNFATYFSLLCSNCDDKTALLRDIINEDALRYFTWHGTADTLRFQGTMLCSILSARAYGSNMSVLKGIIDSVQEKAAAQDVAGLFPIANKDDLKTVESYVPHIKTKMVQHFTELRQKSGNGVFSQMFSPSWINSLNQSELENFAKTPFYRDVIQVVFKDIKRFHILEAIRDEFETPEGFFKRILPVNEINLALFELKLQRKPFVDCLISICSNWMKSHSDGYFHKLIDSDLIQQYSFNGDDGLRAIEKSILFNTVLREIYKKSDMELHTKVQMELYLAQALADYKSDKLQS, encoded by the exons atggaaaatgctGAAGAGGAAATGAGCGTAAAGTATACATTTATTGAGGACAGTGCCAATGTGATTGAAATTGGAGATGAGGATGCAGCAGGTGGGGAGGAAATGCCCCAAATGTTGGATTTCAATGAAAGCGCTATTTCCAAGCTTTTAG ATGCTGTGGAGAAGCTAAATAGGATCTTGGAGACACAGCGCCGTGTTGCAGAAGAGCTCAATCTGACGCAGGAAGAGGAGAATGAGAATGTCCTGGAGGGAACTGTGACATTCCCCCTGAAGAGCCTGAAGGAGTTTCAGAGCCTCGAGAGGATGTCAACGAATGAGTCATACAGGAAGAATTTG ACTAAATCTCTGCGGTTGCTGCTTATCAAGGGAGCAATCCAGGATCCCATTAAGAATCTCCTGGATGACTCAATTGTGATGCACTTCTCATGGGATGAGCCCAATAAGCCCTGTATCATCTCCCTGCGTCACACCATTTGCTTTGGTCACGTTATTTACA ATGCCCTTGGGATGGGATTCACAGACTACGCCAATTTTGTTCACACGTGCCTAACTCTGGCACAGGCTAGATCACAAAATAGTGACGTCTGCACGCTCAATACAATTCGTGCTGAATCGCAATTCCAGCACTTTGCCTACGTTGTGTCGGATATTTCGCAGCGAATCTCCGACATTGAGATTTtccagaagaaaattgaagccTACACGTGCCTCCGGAAGCACGAGGTGGATCCCAAAATCTACTTCCCCATCGCCAGCATTGATAGCTTGACGAAACTCGAGGAGATTCTTCAGTACAGAATAGTCCAGGAAGTTGTG ATATCATACTGCAAGGATCTGTATAAGAAAGATAAATCCCTGAAGAGTATTGTTCTGGATGATTTCTTGGCGAATTATTCGTTAAATGGGGAATGCAAGAAGAGCGATTTATTCCGTTTTACCTTCTTCAACCACACCCTGTGCG CTGCCCTCGAAATGAGGCGCGTGGACTACGAGGTGGAGGTTGCGCATCAAATTGACTGCGCGGCAGAAAGGACCTTCGGGAAGGGCAGTAGCACCGCCAGCCATGAGGCGTCAGACGAGGCCGCTGAAAGGGTCAACAAAATCCTCACGCATCGAAAGGTTGTGATGATCCGGAAGGAGGATTTAGCTGAGCAGGGAATTCCTCGGAAATTGAGGGAAATTCTGTGGAATGGCCAGGCTGAAGGGAAGGCCAAGGCGACGTTTTTTACAGATGCTGGGAATTTTGTTTCACTCACTAAGGTTGCAGCGGATGCAGAACGGGGAGCTTCCTCTGATGAGGATCTTGAGGAGAAAGTTGCCAAATATTTCCCTTTGCGTTCATTAAAAGATCTCCGATCAATCAATATTAAACTCCAGGATGATCACTTTAGATTCTCATTG caacAAATCCTCGATGAATTCTATCATAATcgcaaattttccataaaagacATCCTCACGGAGGATTTTCTAGTCAATGTGGATGAGAGAGATTTATTCAGTGGGTGCCTAATGAAGGACTTTCTCCCCGTGATCCTTTCCCTGCCACCCAGATCATTCATTAGGATGGTAAAGATGGAATTTAGAGCTCTCAAAAGTGCCTTAGAGCTGAGAAGAGCCAACTACAGTGAACTCCTTCAGCTTCGCATTGAAATGGGGCGAACTGTTGAGCTTCCAAAGAGTCCAAATGGCTCCTTCAGGGCATTCTTCCCACTAACAACGATTCAGGCATTTGATGAGCTCGAAAGGAGTCTCGAGTACGAAGATTTCTTCAGGCAAATCTCCAATGCATGCCGAATTGTTCTAAtgcgagagaaaaaattcaaattaacgcATTTTATTGGGGATGAGATTCTGGGTAAATTCAGTGCCCGTGGAAGCCCCACGACGCTCTCTTTGATGGACACAAGGCTCTTTGGGGAGATTCTCAGGGAATTCTCAAAGTTGGAAGAACCTGAATTCGCTGCAATCCTCCATAAGCATCACAACAATGCCGTGGCAAAGCGCAAAGGTGCCCAAATGCATCTTCCGGAGGGAGATTCCCATCCGGATGGGAAGAAACGAAGGAGACAATTTGTGGAGGTAGTTTTTCCGCTGGCAAATAAAACTCAACTCCTCCTGGTGGATGAAAATCTAAAGGATGAAGGATTTAGGAATGAAATT gAAAGAATTCTTGGGGATTTGCTTCACAGACAAGGGGAAGTAGTGCAGGAAATTCCCCTGGAAAATATCCTTGAGGTGGACTTAATAGGTATAAGCTCATGGGATGACAATGAAGAAACTTCCCTGAAGGTTTACTGCCTCTTCAGAGATGTGATTTTCA aACTAACGAGTGTTGCGTGGCCGTCATACGATGAAATGATGCGGAAGGCCTTCAAGAGACTCAGCAAGGCCCAAAAGAGTCCTGCACAGGAGAATTCTCGGTCGTATAAATCCCTGAATGACTTTGTTATCATTCCTCCGCCAAAGAAAATGGTAAAAAGTGATAATACCGTTAAAAGTTTGCCAGAAGAAGCTCCAGGGGTACATCCTAGAAATTCTCAGACCACACAAGCTCCTCAGGAGACTCAAAATGCCCAAAATAGTTCGGAAATGGTGAAGAGGGCAAAAGACAATAATGATGGAACAGCGGTAGTGTGTGAAAGTGAAGATGATGCAGCGAATAGAAATGGATTTGACCAGATACTGCCGATAAAGTCAAAAGAGGAGTTCCTCCTGATGGAATCCATGCTAACGGACAACAATTTTGCGACTTACTTT AGCCTTCTGTGCAGCAATTGTGATGACAAGACAGCTCTCTTGAGGGATATAATAAATGAGGATGCTCTGAGGTACTTTACCTGGCACGGAACGGCTGATACGCTTCGTTTTCAGGGTACAATGCTGTGCAGTATTCTCTCAGCTAGGGCGTATGGGTCGAATATGAGTGTTCTCAAGGGAATTATTGATTCTGTGCAGGAGAAAGCGGCAGCTCAGGATGTTGCCGGTTTATTTCCAATTGCAAACAAGGATGATCTCAAAACGGTTGAGTCCTACGTTCCGCACATCAAAACCAAGATG GTTCAACACTTTACGGAGCTCCGACAAAAGTCAGGGAATGGTGTGTTCAGTCAAATGTTCTCTCCAAGTTGGATAAATAGTTTGAATCAGTCTGAGTTGGAGAACTTTGCAAAGACTCCCTTCTACAGGGATGTTATTCAGGTTGTCTTCAAGGATATTAAGAGATTTCACATTCTCGAAGCAATTCGGGATGAATTTGAGACACCCGAGGGCTTCTTTAAGCGAATCCTGCCTGTGAATGAGATAAACTTGGCACTGTTTGAGTTGAAGCTGCAACGGAAGCCTTTTGTTGATTGTCTG atttcaATCTGCTCAAATTGGATGAAATCCCATTCAGATGGATACTTCCACAAGCTAATAGACAGCGATCTAATTCAGCAATATAGTTTCAATGGGGACGATGGGTTGAGGGCCATTGAAAAGTCCATTCTGTTCAACACTGTTCTCAGGGAGATCTACAAAAAGTCCGACATGGAGCTTCATACAAAAGTACAAATGGAATTGTACCTGGCACAAGCACTAGCTGACTATAAAA GCGATAAATTGCAGAGCTGA
- the LOC129790476 gene encoding uncharacterized protein LOC129790476 isoform X1, with amino-acid sequence MENAEEEMSVKYTFIEDSANVIEIGDEDAAGGEEMPQMLDFNESAISKLLDAVEKLNRILETQRRVAEELNLTQEEENENVLEGTVTFPLKSLKEFQSLERMSTNESYRKNLTKSLRLLLIKGAIQDPIKNLLDDSIVMHFSWDEPNKPCIISLRHTICFGHVIYNALGMGFTDYANFVHTCLTLAQARSQNSDVCTLNTIRAESQFQHFAYVVSDISQRISDIEIFQKKIEAYTCLRKHEVDPKIYFPIASIDSLTKLEEILQYRIVQEVVISYCKDLYKKDKSLKSIVLDDFLANYSLNGECKKSDLFRFTFFNHTLCAALEMRRVDYEVEVAHQIDCAAERTFGKGSSTASHEASDEAAERVNKILTHRKVVMIRKEDLAEQGIPRKLREILWNGQAEGKAKATFFTDAGNFVSLTKVAADAERGASSDEDLEEKVAKYFPLRSLKDLRSINIKLQDDHFRFSLQQILDEFYHNRKFSIKDILTEDFLVNVDERDLFSGCLMKDFLPVILSLPPRSFIRMVKMEFRALKSALELRRANYSELLQLRIEMGRTVELPKSPNGSFRAFFPLTTIQAFDELERSLEYEDFFRQISNACRIVLMREKKFKLTHFIGDEILGKFSARGSPTTLSLMDTRLFGEILREFSKLEEPEFAAILHKHHNNAVAKRKGAQMHLPEGDSHPDGKKRRRQFVEVVFPLANKTQLLLVDENLKDEGFRNEIERILGDLLHRQGEVVQEIPLENILEVDLIGISSWDDNEETSLKVYCLFRDVIFKLTSVAWPSYDEMMRKAFKRLSKAQKSPAQENSRSYKSLNDFVIIPPPKKMVKSDNTVKSLPEEAPGVHPRNSQTTQAPQETQNAQNSSEMVKRAKDNNDGTAVVCESEDDAANRNGFDQILPIKSKEEFLLMESMLTDNNFATYFSLLCSNCDDKTALLRDIINEDALRYFTWHGTADTLRFQGTMLCSILSARAYGSNMSVLKGIIDSVQEKAAAQDVAGLFPIANKDDLKTVESYVPHIKTKMVQHFTELRQKSGNGVFSQMFSPSWINSLNQSELENFAKTPFYRDVIQVVFKDIKRFHILEAIRDEFETPEGFFKRILPVNEINLALFELKLQRKPFVDCLISICSNWMKSHSDGYFHKLIDSDLIQQYSFNGDDGLRAIEKSILFNTVLREIYKKSDMELHTKVQMELYLAQALADYKSKYLCCIIF; translated from the exons atggaaaatgctGAAGAGGAAATGAGCGTAAAGTATACATTTATTGAGGACAGTGCCAATGTGATTGAAATTGGAGATGAGGATGCAGCAGGTGGGGAGGAAATGCCCCAAATGTTGGATTTCAATGAAAGCGCTATTTCCAAGCTTTTAG ATGCTGTGGAGAAGCTAAATAGGATCTTGGAGACACAGCGCCGTGTTGCAGAAGAGCTCAATCTGACGCAGGAAGAGGAGAATGAGAATGTCCTGGAGGGAACTGTGACATTCCCCCTGAAGAGCCTGAAGGAGTTTCAGAGCCTCGAGAGGATGTCAACGAATGAGTCATACAGGAAGAATTTG ACTAAATCTCTGCGGTTGCTGCTTATCAAGGGAGCAATCCAGGATCCCATTAAGAATCTCCTGGATGACTCAATTGTGATGCACTTCTCATGGGATGAGCCCAATAAGCCCTGTATCATCTCCCTGCGTCACACCATTTGCTTTGGTCACGTTATTTACA ATGCCCTTGGGATGGGATTCACAGACTACGCCAATTTTGTTCACACGTGCCTAACTCTGGCACAGGCTAGATCACAAAATAGTGACGTCTGCACGCTCAATACAATTCGTGCTGAATCGCAATTCCAGCACTTTGCCTACGTTGTGTCGGATATTTCGCAGCGAATCTCCGACATTGAGATTTtccagaagaaaattgaagccTACACGTGCCTCCGGAAGCACGAGGTGGATCCCAAAATCTACTTCCCCATCGCCAGCATTGATAGCTTGACGAAACTCGAGGAGATTCTTCAGTACAGAATAGTCCAGGAAGTTGTG ATATCATACTGCAAGGATCTGTATAAGAAAGATAAATCCCTGAAGAGTATTGTTCTGGATGATTTCTTGGCGAATTATTCGTTAAATGGGGAATGCAAGAAGAGCGATTTATTCCGTTTTACCTTCTTCAACCACACCCTGTGCG CTGCCCTCGAAATGAGGCGCGTGGACTACGAGGTGGAGGTTGCGCATCAAATTGACTGCGCGGCAGAAAGGACCTTCGGGAAGGGCAGTAGCACCGCCAGCCATGAGGCGTCAGACGAGGCCGCTGAAAGGGTCAACAAAATCCTCACGCATCGAAAGGTTGTGATGATCCGGAAGGAGGATTTAGCTGAGCAGGGAATTCCTCGGAAATTGAGGGAAATTCTGTGGAATGGCCAGGCTGAAGGGAAGGCCAAGGCGACGTTTTTTACAGATGCTGGGAATTTTGTTTCACTCACTAAGGTTGCAGCGGATGCAGAACGGGGAGCTTCCTCTGATGAGGATCTTGAGGAGAAAGTTGCCAAATATTTCCCTTTGCGTTCATTAAAAGATCTCCGATCAATCAATATTAAACTCCAGGATGATCACTTTAGATTCTCATTG caacAAATCCTCGATGAATTCTATCATAATcgcaaattttccataaaagacATCCTCACGGAGGATTTTCTAGTCAATGTGGATGAGAGAGATTTATTCAGTGGGTGCCTAATGAAGGACTTTCTCCCCGTGATCCTTTCCCTGCCACCCAGATCATTCATTAGGATGGTAAAGATGGAATTTAGAGCTCTCAAAAGTGCCTTAGAGCTGAGAAGAGCCAACTACAGTGAACTCCTTCAGCTTCGCATTGAAATGGGGCGAACTGTTGAGCTTCCAAAGAGTCCAAATGGCTCCTTCAGGGCATTCTTCCCACTAACAACGATTCAGGCATTTGATGAGCTCGAAAGGAGTCTCGAGTACGAAGATTTCTTCAGGCAAATCTCCAATGCATGCCGAATTGTTCTAAtgcgagagaaaaaattcaaattaacgcATTTTATTGGGGATGAGATTCTGGGTAAATTCAGTGCCCGTGGAAGCCCCACGACGCTCTCTTTGATGGACACAAGGCTCTTTGGGGAGATTCTCAGGGAATTCTCAAAGTTGGAAGAACCTGAATTCGCTGCAATCCTCCATAAGCATCACAACAATGCCGTGGCAAAGCGCAAAGGTGCCCAAATGCATCTTCCGGAGGGAGATTCCCATCCGGATGGGAAGAAACGAAGGAGACAATTTGTGGAGGTAGTTTTTCCGCTGGCAAATAAAACTCAACTCCTCCTGGTGGATGAAAATCTAAAGGATGAAGGATTTAGGAATGAAATT gAAAGAATTCTTGGGGATTTGCTTCACAGACAAGGGGAAGTAGTGCAGGAAATTCCCCTGGAAAATATCCTTGAGGTGGACTTAATAGGTATAAGCTCATGGGATGACAATGAAGAAACTTCCCTGAAGGTTTACTGCCTCTTCAGAGATGTGATTTTCA aACTAACGAGTGTTGCGTGGCCGTCATACGATGAAATGATGCGGAAGGCCTTCAAGAGACTCAGCAAGGCCCAAAAGAGTCCTGCACAGGAGAATTCTCGGTCGTATAAATCCCTGAATGACTTTGTTATCATTCCTCCGCCAAAGAAAATGGTAAAAAGTGATAATACCGTTAAAAGTTTGCCAGAAGAAGCTCCAGGGGTACATCCTAGAAATTCTCAGACCACACAAGCTCCTCAGGAGACTCAAAATGCCCAAAATAGTTCGGAAATGGTGAAGAGGGCAAAAGACAATAATGATGGAACAGCGGTAGTGTGTGAAAGTGAAGATGATGCAGCGAATAGAAATGGATTTGACCAGATACTGCCGATAAAGTCAAAAGAGGAGTTCCTCCTGATGGAATCCATGCTAACGGACAACAATTTTGCGACTTACTTT AGCCTTCTGTGCAGCAATTGTGATGACAAGACAGCTCTCTTGAGGGATATAATAAATGAGGATGCTCTGAGGTACTTTACCTGGCACGGAACGGCTGATACGCTTCGTTTTCAGGGTACAATGCTGTGCAGTATTCTCTCAGCTAGGGCGTATGGGTCGAATATGAGTGTTCTCAAGGGAATTATTGATTCTGTGCAGGAGAAAGCGGCAGCTCAGGATGTTGCCGGTTTATTTCCAATTGCAAACAAGGATGATCTCAAAACGGTTGAGTCCTACGTTCCGCACATCAAAACCAAGATG GTTCAACACTTTACGGAGCTCCGACAAAAGTCAGGGAATGGTGTGTTCAGTCAAATGTTCTCTCCAAGTTGGATAAATAGTTTGAATCAGTCTGAGTTGGAGAACTTTGCAAAGACTCCCTTCTACAGGGATGTTATTCAGGTTGTCTTCAAGGATATTAAGAGATTTCACATTCTCGAAGCAATTCGGGATGAATTTGAGACACCCGAGGGCTTCTTTAAGCGAATCCTGCCTGTGAATGAGATAAACTTGGCACTGTTTGAGTTGAAGCTGCAACGGAAGCCTTTTGTTGATTGTCTG atttcaATCTGCTCAAATTGGATGAAATCCCATTCAGATGGATACTTCCACAAGCTAATAGACAGCGATCTAATTCAGCAATATAGTTTCAATGGGGACGATGGGTTGAGGGCCATTGAAAAGTCCATTCTGTTCAACACTGTTCTCAGGGAGATCTACAAAAAGTCCGACATGGAGCTTCATACAAAAGTACAAATGGAATTGTACCTGGCACAAGCACTAGCTGACTATAAAAGTAAGTACCTTTgttgcattattttttaa
- the LOC129790480 gene encoding transmembrane protein 53 translates to MSKYQQISAHDGQSQDDSLEYFIKFPTSKSGGGAEQNGTSSEADYVFIHNENTVPIVLLLGWAGCQDKYLMKYSKIYEDRGLITVRYTAPVENLFWKRSSLKVIGEKILKLIYDMNFDAHPLFFHVFSNGGAYMYQHINYAMRRSTRPVQVWGMIFDSAPGERRFSSLYGAISAIYGRERSFNWLVSFLISATLTVMWLIEDVYSVIRSFWNPHEPPLWNPMKNLKNATHSCPQMFLYSKEDTIIPYQDIESFADYRQSKGVFVKKICFEKSEHVKHFIVHPQYYVKCVCRFISDCLASYQASGPSTKID, encoded by the exons ATGAGTAAATATCAGCAAATCTCAGCACATGATGGTCAGAGTCAGGATGATTCGTTGgagtattttataaaatttccaacatCCAAGAGCGGTGGGGGTGCAGAACAAAATGGAACTTCATCGGAGGCAGATTATGTTTTTATTCACAACGAAAATACTGTTCCAATTGTCCTTCTACTTGGTTGGGCAGGATGCCAAGATAAATATCTTATGAAGTACTCCAAAATCTACGAAGATCGAGG attAATAACTGTTCGCTACACAGCGCCTGTGGAGAATCTCTTCTGGAAGAGATCATCACTAAAGGTGATCGGGGAGAAGATCCTCAAATTAATCTACGACATGAACTTCGATGCGCATCCACTTTTCTTTCATGTTTTCTCAAATGGCGGTGCCTACATGTATCAGCATATTAACTATGCCATGCGACGCTCAACTCGACCTGTTCAGGTGTGGGGTATGATCTTTGACTCGGCACCGGGTGAGCGTCGCTTCTCGAGCCTCTATGGTGCTATTAGTGCAATTTATGGCAGGGAAAGATCATTCAATTGGCTCGTTTCCTTCCTCATTTCCGCCACATTGACCGTTATGTGGCTAATTGAGGATGTTTATTCGGTTATCAGGAGTTTTTGGAACCCCCACGAGCCACCTCTGTGGAATCCCATGAAGAATCTCAAAAATGCTACTCATTCATGCCCACAGATGTTCTTGTACTCCAAAGAGGACACCATCATTCCGTATCag GATATTGAAAGTTTTGCAGACTATCGACAGAGTAAAGGggtttttgtgaagaagatcTGCTTTGAAAAGTCTGAGCATGTGAAACACTTCATTGTGCATCCGCAGTACTACGTGAAATGCGTATGCCGGTTCATCAGCGACTGCCTGGCATCATATCAGGCTTCTGGTCCATCGACAAAAATCGattaa